GGCCGACCTGGCTTTAAACGGGCTGGCGGAAATGTCGTTCAGCAGCCGGGATTATAAAAAAGCGGCCGAATACTGGGGCAGACTTTTCAGCACCTCCAAGGACTCTTCGCTGGCGGCCGAGGCCTGCTACCAAAGGGGACTGCTGTTAAGGGACAGATTGTCCGACCCCAAGGAAGTGCTTAAGTGCTGGGAGGAAGGGGTCATCAAATATCCCGCCACTTCGTGGGCCGAGCTGATGCGCGAGGAACTGGGACGAAGCAAGGGAATCAAAAAGTGAAATCAAAAACAAAATATAAAAGATTAAGGAACGCCATCATGGCCAAAGAGCACAAGCTGTTAATGGAGCCAAAGTCTATCTGGGAAACAGCCAGGGAAAGCGACAAGAAAAATTTCTTTGCCCTGGCCAAGGATTATTCGGTATTTTTGGATCAGGGCCGCACCGAAAGGCTGGCAGTGGAATTTTTGGCCAAGCTGGCCCAGAAGCACGGGTTCGTTCCGCTGGAGAAGCAGAAGAAATGGCAGGCCGGAGCCAGGGTCTACGCCCTCAACCAGAACAAGAACATAGTGCTGGCGGTGCTGGGCAAAAAGCCGCTGGAGCAGGGAGCCAGCCTGATCGCCTCGCATCTGGACGCTCCCCGGGTGGACCTGAAGCAAAACCCCCTGTATCAGGACGAGGACCTGCAAATGGCCCTGCTGCGGACCCACTATTACGGCGGGGTCAAGAAATACCAGTGGGTCAACGTTCCCTTGGGGCTGTTCGGCCGGGTGATTCGCCGGGACGGAACATACGTAGACATCGCCCTGGGCCAGGACCCGGACGATCCCTGCTTAGTGATACCCGACATCCTGCCCCATCTCAACAAAAAGGAACAGTCCGAGCGCAAGGCCGGCGAGGTGATCAGGGGCGAGGAGATGCTGTTGGTCTGCGGCGGGATCCCGGTGGCCGATAAAGAGGTCAAACAGCGGGTCAAAACCGCGGTGATGGAGCATCTGCACCGGCTGTACAAAATAGAGGAAGAGGATTTCGTCAGCGCCGAGCTGGAGGCCGTGCCATTGACCCCGGCCCGGTTCGTGGGCTTTGACAAAAGCTTTCTGGGCGGCTACGGCCAGGACGACAAGATCTGCTGCTATGCCTCGGTCCGGGCCATCTTCGACTTCAAGGTCCCGGAGCGGACCGCGCTGGCCGTCTGCGTGGACAAGGAGGAGATCGGGTCCGAGGGCAGCACCGGGATGCAGTCCAATTTTCTGGTCAACTTCCTGGGCGACCTGATGGCCCTGGCCCAGCCGAAGTATTCCGAGAGCAGTCTGCGCAAATGTCTGGCCAACAGCTTCGCCCTGTCCGGCGACGTCAACGCGGCGGTGGAGCCCAACTTCAAGGGCGTGCACGAGATGTCCAACGCCTGCCGGGCCGGTTTTGGCGTGGTCATTACCAAATACACCGGGCACGGCGGAAAAAGCGGCTCCAGCGACGCCAACGCCGAGTTCGTGGGCTATGTCCGCAAAATATTCAACCAGGCCGTGGTGCCCTGGCAGGCGGCGGCCTTGGGCAAGGTGGACGAGGGCGGCGGCGGCACGGTGGCCAAATTCCTGGCCCGGCACGGCATGAACGTGCTGGACTGCGGACCGGGGCTTTTATCTATGCACTCGCCGTTCGAGTTGGTCTCGGTGGCCGACCTGTATGCCACCTATCTGGGATACAAGGCATTTCTCAATGCCTGACGCCCCGCATTCATCACATAAACAATAACAGGATATCGGGCTAAAAATTCCTTGAATCTCATTTGCTTTTAAGCTATAATCAAAGGTCAGGGCCGGAAATATATAACACCCTGGCCTTAATTATTTTACCAAAAATCCAAGCACAAATAAGCAGCAGGGAGAAAAATCGTTATGGTCATGCAAATGATGCGCCGCAAAATGAAGGTCATCATGTGGGTGGTGGTGGTCACCTTCGTGGTGGGATTCGTCTATGTCATCATGGGCACCGGCGGCAGCCTGGGAAAAAGGCAAGACAAGCTATCCCGGGGCATAGCCGGCGAGGCGGGCGGGCAAGAGATATCAACCCGCCAGTATCAGGAGGCCCTGAGCCGCAGCCGGGAACAGTACCGCGCCCGGTTCGGGGCCGATCCCGACGAGGCCGCCTTCCGCCAGATGGAGCAGGAGGTATGGCAGGGGCTGTTGGGATCGGTGATCTTGCAGCGGGCCTACCGCCAGTACGGGATCAGGATCTACGACGAAGAGATCGTGGGCATCATCAAGAATCGGCCCCCCAACGAGCTGATGCAGGACCCCCAGTTGATGACCAACGGCCAGTTTGACATGCAGAAATACCAGTCGGTCATCTCCAATCCCCAGAACCTGGCCTGGCTGGTCAATTACGAGAACCAGCTGCGGGAACAACTGCCCCAGCAGAAGCTGAACCTGCAGGTGCTGGCCGGGGTGCGGGTGACCGACCAGGAGATCATCAGGGTGTTCCAGGACCAGAACGAAAAAGTCAAAGCCAGTTATGTGGCGGTGGATCCAGCCAAATACTTCAACGCCCAGGAAGAAGTCTCCTCAACCGAGATAGCGGTCTATTACAAATCTCATCAGGACGAGTTCCAGGCTCCGGAGCGGGTGAAGATATCCTTCGTGGCCCTGGCCAAAGAGCCCACCGAGCGGGACCTGGCCGAGCTCAAGCTTAAGATAGACGACATCTACGCCCAGGCGGCCAAGCCCGGGGCCAGTTTCGACACCCTGGCCATGGAATACTCCGAAGATCCGGGCTCGGCCCTGAACGGCGGCGACCTGGGCTTTTTTGAAAAAGAGACCATGGACCCGGCTTTCGCCGAGGCGGCCTTCAGGCTTTCGCCCAAGCAGATTTCAAAACCCTTCCAGAGCAGCTTCGGCTGGCATATAGTCAAAGTGGAAGAAAGAAAGACCGAGGCCGGGAAACTCAAAGTCAGGGCCCGCCATATCCTGCTGCGAATCAAACCGGGCGAGGAGACCCTGTCCCAGTTGCGCACCAAGGCCGAGTCTTTTGCCGAACAGGCCAAAACCGAGGAATTTGAAAAGGCGGCCCAAGCCGCAGGCCTGCAGGCTATACCCACCGGCTTTCTGCCCCGAGGCGGTTTCATTCCCGGGCTGGGCGCGTTCCCCGAGGCCTTGAACTTTGCCTTCGACGAAAAGGCCGGGACCATAAGCCAGGTGCTGGAGGGCGACGGGGCGCTGGTGGTGGTCCGGGTGCTGGAGAAGCGTAAGGAAGGGGTCCAGCCTTTGGCCGATCTGGAACAGCGCATCAAGATGACGGTCATAAAAGAACGGGCTAGGGACAAGGCCAAGGCTTTGGCCCAGCAGATAAAATCGGCCATTAAGTCCGGGCAGACCATGCCGCAGGCGGCGGCCGCCGCCGGGGCCAGGTTCGACACCACAACTTTGATGACCCGCCAGGATATGGTGCCGGGAGTGGGGACCCGCAACGAATTCTTCGGCGCGGCCTTCAGCCAGGCTTTGGGAATTGTCGGCAACCCGGTGTCCACCGATTACGGGGTTTATCTGATCCGGGTGGAAAAGCACATCATGCCCGACCAGGCCCTGCTGAGCCGGCAGGCGCCCCAGATTTCCCAGCAGCTTCTGCAGGCCAAACAGCGCCAGGCCATGCAGCAGTGGTATAATTATTTCCAGGGCGGACTGAAGGTGCGGGATTACCGGGTGGCCGGGATGTGATTTCCGGCATCGGTGAACTATCTGTAAATAAAAAACTGTCCTGCATTTCTCTTTCGCCCCGCCGGCCACTAAGCATATCCGAAGTGTGGCGGGGCTATGGCGGACAAGTTTGCGGGGCGGTTTTTCTGTATCTGTTTTTTATAGTGGGGCAAAAGAAATCTGTTCGATTTAAAAGCAGAATGCTGGGACCGCCCCGGTGTGTCGTGTTACTATTAAGCTGGTTTGCCCGCCTATAGGCGGACTAATGTCCACTATCAAGTAAATTATGCTGCCCTCCAAAGGCGGACTACTGCCCGGCAGGTAGGAATAATGGCGCCGGCGCAGAACCCCGGCCAATAACCATAAAATAAAAAAGCCAGAGATAATCTGGCTTTGAATATTCTGGTAGCGGCTCAGGGATTTGAACCCCGGACACGCGGATTATGATTCCGCTGCTCTAACCAGCTGAGCTAAGCCGCCGCTTTACAATCTCATGGTCATGTCCCTGTGTTATGGTAGCGGGGAGAGGATTTGAACCTCTGACCTTTGGGTTATGAGCCCAACGAGCTACCAGGCTGCTCCACCCCGCGACGTACTTTCGTCATAAGTTATAATGATACCAAACTTTGGGGCCGGTGTCAAGGTATTTCTGTTTTCTGTTAATCAAAGTTGAAAAGTGTTTCTGTTTACGGGGCCTTTTTAAGCCTTGAAAAAACCGGGTTAATACTTTATAAAATATCATTTAAACCGCAGGAGTCCTTATGACCAAAATAATCCCCAGCCTCCAGTCCAAGTGCCACATGAACGGGGTGATCTTTGATTATCTGGAAAAGAATCACCTGCCCGATCTTTTGCGCTGGGTCTGATCTCG
This portion of the candidate division TA06 bacterium genome encodes:
- a CDS encoding aminopeptidase, with translation MAKEHKLLMEPKSIWETARESDKKNFFALAKDYSVFLDQGRTERLAVEFLAKLAQKHGFVPLEKQKKWQAGARVYALNQNKNIVLAVLGKKPLEQGASLIASHLDAPRVDLKQNPLYQDEDLQMALLRTHYYGGVKKYQWVNVPLGLFGRVIRRDGTYVDIALGQDPDDPCLVIPDILPHLNKKEQSERKAGEVIRGEEMLLVCGGIPVADKEVKQRVKTAVMEHLHRLYKIEEEDFVSAELEAVPLTPARFVGFDKSFLGGYGQDDKICCYASVRAIFDFKVPERTALAVCVDKEEIGSEGSTGMQSNFLVNFLGDLMALAQPKYSESSLRKCLANSFALSGDVNAAVEPNFKGVHEMSNACRAGFGVVITKYTGHGGKSGSSDANAEFVGYVRKIFNQAVVPWQAAALGKVDEGGGGTVAKFLARHGMNVLDCGPGLLSMHSPFELVSVADLYATYLGYKAFLNA
- a CDS encoding peptidylprolyl isomerase produces the protein MVMQMMRRKMKVIMWVVVVTFVVGFVYVIMGTGGSLGKRQDKLSRGIAGEAGGQEISTRQYQEALSRSREQYRARFGADPDEAAFRQMEQEVWQGLLGSVILQRAYRQYGIRIYDEEIVGIIKNRPPNELMQDPQLMTNGQFDMQKYQSVISNPQNLAWLVNYENQLREQLPQQKLNLQVLAGVRVTDQEIIRVFQDQNEKVKASYVAVDPAKYFNAQEEVSSTEIAVYYKSHQDEFQAPERVKISFVALAKEPTERDLAELKLKIDDIYAQAAKPGASFDTLAMEYSEDPGSALNGGDLGFFEKETMDPAFAEAAFRLSPKQISKPFQSSFGWHIVKVEERKTEAGKLKVRARHILLRIKPGEETLSQLRTKAESFAEQAKTEEFEKAAQAAGLQAIPTGFLPRGGFIPGLGAFPEALNFAFDEKAGTISQVLEGDGALVVVRVLEKRKEGVQPLADLEQRIKMTVIKERARDKAKALAQQIKSAIKSGQTMPQAAAAAGARFDTTTLMTRQDMVPGVGTRNEFFGAAFSQALGIVGNPVSTDYGVYLIRVEKHIMPDQALLSRQAPQISQQLLQAKQRQAMQQWYNYFQGGLKVRDYRVAGM